From Delphinus delphis chromosome X, mDelDel1.2, whole genome shotgun sequence, a single genomic window includes:
- the GPM6B gene encoding neuronal membrane glycoprotein M6-b isoform X4, with the protein MGCFECCIKCLGGVPYASLVATILCFSGVALFCGCGHVALAGTVAILEQHFSTNTSDHALLSEVIQLMQYVIYGIASFFFLYGIILLAEGFYTTSAVKELHGEFKTTACGRCISGMFVFLTYVLGVAWLGVFGFSAVPVFMFYNIWSTCEVIKSPQTNGTAGVEQICVDIRQYGIIPWNAFPGRICGSALENICNTNEFYMSYHLFIVACAGAGATVIALIHFLMILSSNWAYLKDASKMQAYQDIKAKEEQELQDIQSRSKEQLNSYT; encoded by the exons GCTGCTTCGAATGCTGCATCAAGTGTCTGGGAGGAGTCCCCTACGCCTCCCTCGTGGCCACCATCCTCTGCTTCTCCGGGGTCGCCTTGTTCTGCGGCTGTGGGCACGTGGCTCTCGCGGGCACCGTGGCGATCCTTGAGCAACACTTCTCCACCAACACCAGTGACCATGCCCTGCTGAGCGAGGT aatACAACTGATGCAGTATGTCATCTATGGAATTGCATCCTTTTTCTTCTTGTACGGGATCATTCTGTTGGCAGAAGGCTTCTACACCACGAGCGCAGTGAAAGAGCTGCACGGGGAGTTTAAAACAACCGCCTGTGGCCGGTGCATCAGTGGGATG TTCGTCTTCCTCACCTATGTGCTGGGAGTGGCCTGGCTGGGTGTGTTTGGCTTCTCTGCAGTGCCCGTGTTTATGTTCTACAACATATGGTCAACCTGTGAAGTCATCAAGTCCCCCCAGACCAACGGGACAGCCGGGGTGGAGCAGATCTGTGTGGACATCCGGCAATACG GTATCATTCCTTGGAATGCTTTCCCAGGAAGAATATGTGGCTCGGCCCTGGAGAACATCTGCAACACCAATGAG TTCTACATGTCCTATCACCTGTTCATCGTGGCCTGTGCGGGAGCTGGCGCCACCGTCATTGCCTTG ATCCACTTCCTCATGATACTGTCTTCTAACTGGGCTTACTTAAAGGATGCAAGCAAAATGCAGGCTTACCAGGATATCAAAGCAAAGGAAGAACAGGAACTGCAAGATATCCAGTCTCGGTCAAAAGAACAACTCAATTCTTACACATAA
- the GPM6B gene encoding neuronal membrane glycoprotein M6-b isoform X2: protein METAAEENTEQSQERKGCFECCIKCLGGVPYASLVATILCFSGVALFCGCGHVALAGTVAILEQHFSTNTSDHALLSEVIQLMQYVIYGIASFFFLYGIILLAEGFYTTSAVKELHGEFKTTACGRCISGMFVFLTYVLGVAWLGVFGFSAVPVFMFYNIWSTCEVIKSPQTNGTAGVEQICVDIRQYGIIPWNAFPGRICGSALENICNTNEFYMSYHLFIVACAGAGATVIALIHFLMILSSNWAYLKDASKMQAYQDIKAKEEQELQDIQSRSKEQLNSYT, encoded by the exons GCTGCTTCGAATGCTGCATCAAGTGTCTGGGAGGAGTCCCCTACGCCTCCCTCGTGGCCACCATCCTCTGCTTCTCCGGGGTCGCCTTGTTCTGCGGCTGTGGGCACGTGGCTCTCGCGGGCACCGTGGCGATCCTTGAGCAACACTTCTCCACCAACACCAGTGACCATGCCCTGCTGAGCGAGGT aatACAACTGATGCAGTATGTCATCTATGGAATTGCATCCTTTTTCTTCTTGTACGGGATCATTCTGTTGGCAGAAGGCTTCTACACCACGAGCGCAGTGAAAGAGCTGCACGGGGAGTTTAAAACAACCGCCTGTGGCCGGTGCATCAGTGGGATG TTCGTCTTCCTCACCTATGTGCTGGGAGTGGCCTGGCTGGGTGTGTTTGGCTTCTCTGCAGTGCCCGTGTTTATGTTCTACAACATATGGTCAACCTGTGAAGTCATCAAGTCCCCCCAGACCAACGGGACAGCCGGGGTGGAGCAGATCTGTGTGGACATCCGGCAATACG GTATCATTCCTTGGAATGCTTTCCCAGGAAGAATATGTGGCTCGGCCCTGGAGAACATCTGCAACACCAATGAG TTCTACATGTCCTATCACCTGTTCATCGTGGCCTGTGCGGGAGCTGGCGCCACCGTCATTGCCTTG ATCCACTTCCTCATGATACTGTCTTCTAACTGGGCTTACTTAAAGGATGCAAGCAAAATGCAGGCTTACCAGGATATCAAAGCAAAGGAAGAACAGGAACTGCAAGATATCCAGTCTCGGTCAAAAGAACAACTCAATTCTTACACATAA